From Penicillium psychrofluorescens genome assembly, chromosome: 1, one genomic window encodes:
- a CDS encoding uncharacterized protein (ID:PFLUO_000790-T1.cds;~source:funannotate) — translation MSLRDLVEGEAMLDDEENEGQANDDYDGEVRDGAGTVNHYNDSSEEDDEEEDDEEAARAVREGFIVDEDEEIEERRRRRRDKKHKRPREEEHLDEEDLELIGEHVPGLNRQAATESKFKRLKRGKDRDLPQPSQGIDDIFNSDEEEEAPQYDRPGQRRGMRDEFDDFIEADTFSDEEAQQERDDLEVAAPVRRDVTGLGATEAAGLDENALEDMRAAFGDGTEYEFALQMEEQEDEDKAEEERRLDLKDVFEPSELAERMLTEEDNEIRLQDEPERHQVARKPYKHVTLSEDQFREEAIWISNLLLLKKRMEPELHEPFQRSVAKMLEFLVTDDWEVPFIFQHRKDYMIHAVKESVNGADPGDDSAQYNIRAEKLLNMTDLWDIFDHDLKFRALVDKRSTIQKTYDSLQNLFTVNDLVVEDLLIAATSMEELQDVQDYIHFQYASQLRDMATVNGDTNGEPHRRKATGKTFFERVRNAKAYGLVRAFGITADAFAQNASKEGRRQYTEDPNDRPDELADQFVDNDFSNSAHVMKAAKNMFAEELVSNPKMRKVIRQAYYMNGVVDCHRTEKGLRRIDEQHPYYEFKYLRNQQLSDIARRPEMFLRMLKAEEEGLMEVRVRFENFDQFRSRLYSDIESDNYSEVADAWNRARRDVLDLALGKLERLINRSVKENIRQECENHVAKECREAFSQRLDQAPYKPKGMVLGTVPRVLALSTGSGVVGRDPIHWAYTEEDGRVLENGKFTDLSLGDQGRGINDGEHVAAFVDLVERRRPDVIGVSGMTPETRRLYKLLSEIIDLKDLRGAPYTDDRDEEISDPLEVVIVNDEVARLYHNSPRARRDNPGFGSLTHYCVALGRYLQSPLKEYASLGRDIISIQFKPGQQLVSQELLLKQLETALVDMVNLVGVDLNEAVADSATANLLPYVCGLGPRKAAHLLKIVNMNGGVVNNRVELLGVNAQYPAMGVKVWNNCASFVYIDFENADPDADPLDNTRVHPEDYDIARKMAADALELDEEDIKAETDENGTGAIVRKLFREEAQDRVNDLILEEYAEQLERNLNQRKRATLETIRAELQQPYEELRKQFVFLSTDDIFTMLTGETPDSLTPGMVVPISIKRVFEDHIDAKLDCGVDALVAETELGLPYDVPVRNAYAMHQTVPAKILFLNRKGFTCNVSLREDQVSHPARRGNDHGFGDWDELQEREDQESQQEKTQRGGQAMRVIKHPLFRPFNATQAEEFLGSQSPGDVVIRPSSRGPDHLAVTWKVAQGVYQHIDVLELDKENEFSVGRVLKVGGRYTYSDLDDLIVNHVKAMAKKVDEIMHNEKYQDGSKAETDQWLETYTRANPRRSAYSFCINPKYPGYFYLCFKAGEHSRLQNWPVKVIPQGYELQKNPYPDMQALCNGFKLMFTNMQASRR, via the exons ATGAGTCTCCGCGACctggtcgagggcgaggcgatgctggatgacgaggagaacGAGGGACAAGCGAATGACGACTACGATGGCGAGGTGCGCGACGGTGCCGGAACCGTCAATCACTACAACGACtcgagcgaggaggatgatgaggaagaggacgacgaggaggctgCTCGCGCG GTCCGCGAAGGGTTCAttgtcgacgaagatgaagagattgAGGAACGTCGGAGGCGCCGAAGGGACAAGAAGCACAAGCGACCTCGCGAGGAGGAACatctggacgaggaagatctggagCTCATTGGCGAACACGTTCCTGGTCTGAATCGTCAGGCGGCGACCGAG TCCAAGTTCAAGCGTCTGAAACGAGGCAAGGACCGCGACCTTCCCCAACCGTCACAGGGCATCGATGATATCTTCAAttcggacgaggaagaggaggcaCCGCAGTATGATCGACCCGGGCAGCGTCGCGGCATGCGCGACGAGTTTGATGACTTCATCGAGGCAGACACATtctccgacgaggaggcccaACAGGAACGGGACGACCTAGAAGTGGCGGCCCCCGTGCGAAGAGATGTGACCGGGCTGGGTGCCACGGAAGCGGCCGGTTTGGATGAGAATGCTCTTGAAGACATGCGCGCAGCCTTTGGTGATGGCACCGAATACGAGTTCGCTTTGCAGATGGAAGAGCAGGAGGATGAAGACAaggcggaagaagagaggcGCTTGGATCTGAAGGACGTTTTCGAGCCATCCGAGTTGGCTGAAAGGATGCTGACGGAAGAGGATAACGAAATCCGTCTCCAAGATGAGCCCGAACGCCACCAGGTCGCCCGCAAACCATACAAGCATGTGACGCTGTCAGAGGATCAGTTCCGTGAGGAAGCTATTTGGATCTCGAATTTGCTGTTGCTCAAGAAGCGCATGGAGCCCGAGCTGCACGAGCCCTTCCAGCGCTCGGTGGCCAAGATGCTGGAATTTCTGGTCACTGATGATTGGGAAGTGCCGTTCATCTTCCAGCATCGCAAAGACTACATGATCCATGCTGTCAAGGAGTCCGTCAACGGAGCCGACCCGGGTGACGATTCCGCACAGTACAACATCCGCGCTGAGAAGCTGCTGAACATGACGGATCTATGGGACATCTTCGACCATGACCTCAAGTTCCGCGCACTGGTAGACAAGCGCAGTACGATTCAGAAGACCTACGACAGTCTGCAGAACCTGTTCACCGTCAACGATCTTGTTGTGGAGGATCTGTTGATTGCAGCGACATCTATGGAGGAGCTTCAGGATGTGCAAGACTACATTCACTTCCAGTATGCCTCTCAGCTGCGTGATATGGCCACGGTGAATGGAGACACGAATGGAGAGCCGCACCGACGAAAGGCCACAGGTAAGACCTTTTTTGAGCGCGTTCGAAACGCCAAGGCCTACGGTCTGGTGCGTGCCTTTGGCATTACCGCCGATGCTTTCGCACAGAATGCCTCCAAAGAAGGACGTCGGCAATACACTGAGGACCCGAATGATCGTCCGGATGAGCTGGCGGACCAGTTTGTCGACAACGATTTCTCCAACAGCGCGCATGTCATGAAAGCTGCAAAGAACATGTTCGCCGAAGAGCTGGTCTCAAATCCTAAAATGCGGAAAGTGATTCGCCAGGCCTACTACATGAACGGAGTCGTCGATTGCCACCGTACGGAGAAAGGTCTACGCCGGATTGACGAGCAACACCCCTACTATGAATTCAAATATCTGCGGAACCAGCAGCTCAGTGACATTGCTCGTCGCCCTGAGATGTTCTTGCGGATGttgaaggccgaggaggaaggtTTGATGGAGGTTCGCGTGCGCTTCGAGAACTTTGACCAATTCCGCTCGCGTCTGTACTCCGACATCGAGTCGGATAACTACAGTGAGGTCGCCGACGCCTGGAATCGTGCTCGTCGGGATGTGTTGGATCTGGCACTCGGCAAGCTGGAGCGACTGATTAACCGCAGCGTCAAGGAGAACATCCGGCAAGAATGCGAGAACCATGTCGCCAAGGAGTGCCGTGAGGCGTTCTCACAGCGTTTGGATCAGGCCCCTTACAAACCCAAGGGCATGGTGCTGGGTACTGTGCCCCGGGTCCTTGCTCTATCTACCGGATCTGGAGTTGTCGGCCGCGATCCCATCCACTGGGCGTATAccgaggaggatggccgCGTGCTCGAAAACGGCAAGTTTACGGATCTGTCTCTGGGAGATCAAGGTCGTGGCATTAACGACGGTGAGCATGTGGCTGCATTCGTGGATCTGGTGGAACGACGTCGCCCAGATGTGATTGGTGTCTCAGGCATGACACCGGAGACTCGCCGGCTGTACAAGCTCTTGTCCGAGATCATCGACCTGAAGGATCTTCGTGGAGCGCCTTACACAGATGACCGCGATGAAGAGATCAGCGACCCCTTGGAGGTCGTGATCGTTAACGATGAGGTGGCCCGTCTGTATCACAATAGCCCTCGTGCTAGACGTGATAACCCGGGCTTCGGCAGCCTAACTCATTACTGCGTTGCTCTTGGCCGATACCTGCAGAGCCCTCTTAAGGAGTACGCTTCTCTTGGTCGTGACATTATCTCGATTCAGTTCAAACCAGGCCAGCAATTGGTATCACAGGAATTGCTACTGAAGCAGCTGGAAACCGCTTTGGTCGATATGGTGAACCTGGTGGGCGTCGATCTGAACGAGGCTGTAGCCGACAGCGCAACGGCCAATCTTCTCCCGTACGTTTGCGGACTGGGTCCCCGGAAGGCGGCGCACTTGCTCAAGATTGTCAACATGAATGGTGGTGTTGTGAACAATCGCGTGGAACTGCTGGGTGTCAACGCTCAGTACCCAGCCATGGGAGTCAAGGTGTGGAATAACTGCGCCAGCTTTGTCTACATTGATTTTGAGAATGCCGACCCCGATGCCGACCCTCTGGACAACACCCGTGTGCATCCTGAGGACTACGACATTGCACGCAAGATGGCCGCTGACGCattggagctggacgaagaagatatcaAGGCTGAGACGGATGAGAATGGCACCGGTGCGATTGTGCGGAAACTGTTCCGGGAAGAGGCGCAGGACCGTGTCAACGATCTGATCCTCGAAGAGTATGCGGAGCAGCTGGAAAGGAACCTCAACCAACGCAAGCGCGCAACTTTGGAAACGATCCGCGCAGAACTACAACAACCCTATGAGGAGTTGCGCAAGCAGTTTGTCTTCCTCAGCACCGATGACATATTTACCATGCTCACCGGCGAGACCCCTGACTCGCTGACTCCCGGCATGGTGGTGCCCATATCCATCAAGCGGGTGTTTGAAGACCACATCGATGCCAAACTGGACTGTGGTGTCGATGCGCTTGTCGCCGAGACCGAGCTGGGACTGCCCTACGACGTTCCGGTGCGCAACGCCTATGCAATGCACCAGACAGTTCCGGCCAAGATCCTCTTCCTGAATCGAAAGGGTTTTACATGCAATGTATCCCTGCGCGAGGACCAGGTCAGCCACCCGGCTCGTCGTGGCAATGATCATGGCTTTGGCGACTGGGACGAGCTTCAAGAACGAGAGGATCAGGAGTCCCAACAGGAGAAGACGCAGCGTGGTGGCCAGGCGATGCGTGTTATCAAGCATCCGCTTTTCCGACCTTTCAACGCCACACAAGCCGAGGAATTTCTGGGCTCTCAAAGCCCCGGCGATGTCGTTATCCGTCCATCGTCTCGCGGTCCAGATCATCTGGCAGTTACTTGGAAGGTCGCGCAAGGCGTGTACCAACACATCGATGTCCTCGAGCTGGACAAGGAGAACGAGTTCTCGGTTGGCCGCGTTCTCAAGGTTGGGGGTCGGTACACCTACAGCGATTTGGACGACTTGATCGTCAATCACGTCAAGGCGATGGCCAAGAAggtcgacgagatcatgcACAACGAGAAATATCAGGACGGTAGCAAGGCTGAGACCG ACCAATGGCTCGAAACCTACACGCGGGCCAATCCTCGCCGCTCGGCCTATTCGTTCTGCATCAACCCCAAGTATCCAGGCTATTTCTACCTCTGCTTCAAGGCGGGCGAGCACTCCCGACTCCAGAACTGGCCGGTGAAGGTGATCCCGCAAGGCTACGAGTTGCAGAAAAACCCTTACCCCGACATGCAGGCGCTATGCAACGGCTTCAAGTTGATGTTCACGAACATGCAGGCCAGCCGGCGATAA
- a CDS encoding uncharacterized protein (ID:PFLUO_000791-T1.cds;~source:funannotate) encodes MAAMEELEIHSKSYFVRWINVADHHTISWSIQPHKKSINFAIFKHPGQSAVLSSQLPSSDSHSTDSNENLPATNTAGSRNHPQSTVVEKLTGIGLKSINWIGKCEADKITQGTYDVPESEGGNYALVFDNTFSKTISKTVTLVLLTYPTGLQPTNSAPPSLTRSQTTKPSTESLNQARTRRRGNSKSKPSVQPQDPSNPSSVQSGQLQKRRRKRGQGWARRFFALDFTSCTLSYYHDRNSSALRGAIPLSLAAVATNDKSREISIDSGTEIWHLRASNEQDFVAWKRALEKASSGASSKDNKAAVSGVPELRLRAASQPFQPSPAEEQEWSRVEVLVSRVSGSRDAVRRLARNTDPKYLASPLPSPLEHPRDRSPSPHPAPSEGATEDAGGTREKRPFWKRKTSTQSNSSGKRPPLLPTSSSSSQLTVPGADGTAKPASIASHAEDVHEVHDHLLAVLRDLDNAVSEFSTLIAESKQRRHPPWAMAAPRRSMESDLSQEFFDATDGGVASPLLTIQDSDEGDAATAAEDVSDDAPSDSDEDEPGSARPDGNSASPLFPTKSKSLTPLPLDAIQRRTNIAAPTVLPPSLIGFLRKNVGKDLSTISMPVSANEPLSLLQRAAEILEYSSLLDKASQATDAVERLIYVTAFAVSSLSSNRVRERAIRKPFNPMLGETYELVREDHGFRFVAEKVSHRPVQLAYQADSREWSLAQSPKPSQKFWGKSAEITTEGRVRVTLHATGEHFSWTPFTSFLRNIIAGEKYVEPVGELVVANESTGHRSISTFKQGGMFSGRSEEVSTRAVDSYNKPLPLGLSGSWPASLSLTRDGNAGKTIWNAGSLVPNAPKHYGLTAFAATLNEITSIEDKHLPPTDSRLRPDQRALEDGDLDRAEEVKVQLEEGQRARRREMEASGENWIPRWFTRVSDESDGEDVWRLKGGKEGYWDERSRGNWSGVVPVFDS; translated from the exons ATGGCCGCAatggaggagctggagatccACAGCAAG TCTTACTTCGTGCGCTGGATCAATGTCGCCGACCACCATACCATCTCATGGAGCATTCAGCCGCACAAGAAATCCATCaactttgccatcttcaagcATCCCGGCCAGTCCGCCGTGCTGAGCTCCCAGCTGCCCTCCTCCGATTCCCACAGCACCGATTCCAACGAGAACCTGCCTGCAACGAACACCGCCGGATCACGAAATCACCCTCAATCCACGGTCGTTGAGAAGCTGACGGGCATCGGGCTCAAGTCGATCAACTGGATCGGGAAGTGTGAAGCCGACAAGATCACCCAAGGCACTTACGACGTGCCGGAGAGCGAGGGAGGAAATTACGCGCTCGTCTTTGACAACACCTTCTCCAAGACGATCTCCAAAACCGTGAcgctcgtcctcctcacctATCCGACCGGACTGCAGCCTACCAACTCCGCGCCACCCTCCCTCACGCGCTCTCAAACCACCAAGCCCTCCACTGAGTCTCTGAACCAGGCGCGCACTCGGCGACGGGGCAACAGCAAGTCTAAACCGAGCGTGCAACCGCAGGACCCGTCAAATCCGTCCTCCGTCCAAAGTGGACAGCTGCAGAAACGACGTCGCAAGCGAGGTCAGGGCTGGGCGCGTCGGTTCTTTGCGTTGGATTTCACTTCCTGCACTTTGTCATATTACCATGACCGCAACTCGTCCGCGTTGCGAGGAGCTATTCCGCTCTCACTTGCTGCTGTCGCGACTAATGACAAGTCCCGTGAGATTTCCATTGATTCCGGGACCGAGATCTGGCACTTGCGCGCCAGTAACGAGCAAGACTTTGTTGCATGGAAGCGCGCCCTGGAGAAAGCTTCTTCTGGGGCCTCATCCAAGGACAACAAAGCTGCTGTCTCTGGTGTCCCTGAGTTAAGGCTGCGCGCGGCCTCTCAGCCCTTCCAACCCTCTCCGGCAGAGGAGCAAGAATGGTCTCGGGTGGAGGTTCTGGTGAGCCGGGTCTCTGGATCGCGGGATGCGGTGCGCCGACTTGCTAGGAATACAGACCCCAAATACCTCGCATCTCCACTGCCGTCTCCCCTTGAGCATCCTCGTGATCGGTCTCCCAGCCCTCATCCAGCCCCCAGCGAGGGAGCCACTGAAGATGCTGGGGGGACCCGGGAGAAGCGGCCGTTTTGGAAACGCAAGACAAGCACGCAATCTAACTCCAGCGGCAAAAGGCCTCCGCTACTGCccaccagctccagctctTCCCAGCTGACGGTGCCCGGTGCAGACGGAACTGCTAAACCGGCGAGCATAGCTAGCCATGCTGAAGACGTGCACGAGGTCCACGACCACCTACTAGCCGTGTTACGGGATCTCGACAATGCGGTGTCCGAATTTTCCACCTTGATCGCCGAGAGCAAGCAGCGACGGCACCCGCCCTGGGCGATGGCAGCACCCAGGCGAAGCATGGAGTCTGACCTCTCGCAAGAATTCTTTGATGCGACAGACGGTGGTGTTGCGTCTCCGCTCTTGACGATTCAGGACAGTGACGAGGGCGAcgcagccaccgccgcagAGGACGTGTCAGACGATGCACCTTCAGAcagtgacgaggacgagcctGGATCTGCGCGGCCAGATGGCAACAGCGCATCGCCTCTCTTCCCGACAAAGTCCAAGTCTTTGACACCGCTGCCGCTGGACGCCATACAGCGCCGAACGAACATCGCCGCTCCGACCGTCCTGCCACCCAGCTTAATTGGGTTCCTCCGCAAGAACGTTGGCAAGGATCTGTCTACGATCTCGATGCCCGTGTCGGCAAACGAACCGTTGTCACTGCTCCAGCGCGCAGCAGAGATCTTGGAATACTCGTCGCTGCTCGACAAGGCCTCGCAAGCAACAGATGCCGTAGAACGGCTGATATACGTGACCGCATTTGCGGTATCCTCGCTGTCTAGCAACCGAGTTCGCGAGCGAGCCATCCGCAAGCCGTTCAACCCCATGCTCGGCGAGACCTACGAGCTCGTCCGCGAAGACCACGGCTTTCGATTCGTTGCCGAGAAGGTCTCGCACCGACCGGTGCAGCTGGCATATCAAGCCGACAGCCGCGAGTGGAGTCTCGCGCAGTCTCCCAAGCCCAGCCAGAAATTCTGGGGCAAGTCCGCCGAGATCACCACCGAGGGCCGCGTCCGCGTCACCCTCCACGCCACTGGCGAGCACTTCAGCTGGACCCCGTTCACTTCGTTCCTGCGCAATATTATTGCGGGCGAGAAATACGTCGAGCCTGTAGGCGAGCTCGTTGTCGCCAACGAGTCGACGGGCCACCGCTCCATCTCCACCTTCAAGCAGGGCGGAATGTTCTCCGGCCGCAGTGAAGAAGTCTCCACTCGCGCCGTCGACTCCTACAATAAACCGCTGCCCTTGGGTCTCTCCGGGAGCTGGCCCGCCTCGCTCTCGCTCACTCGAGACGGCAACGCCGGCAAAACTATCTGGAACGCGGGATCCCTCGTCCCCAACGCACCAAAACACTACGGTCTCACCGCGTTCGCGGCCACCCTGAACGAAATCACCTCCATCGAAGACAAACACCTCCCACCAACAGACTCCCGTCTGCGTCCTGACCAGCGCGCCCTTGAGGACGGAGACCTCGATCGCGCGGAGGAAGTCAAGgtccagctggaagagggCCAGCGGGCCCGTCGTCGCGAGATGGAGGCGTCCGGCGAGAACTGGATCCCGCGCTGGTTTACGCGGGTCAGCGATGAGTCGGACGGGGAGGACGTTTGGCGTCTGAAGGGTGGGAAGGAGGGCTATTGGGATGAGCGTAGCCGGGGCAATTGGTCAGGCGTTGTTCCTGTTTTTGACAGTTGA